One Salmo trutta chromosome 12, fSalTru1.1, whole genome shotgun sequence genomic region harbors:
- the LOC115203199 gene encoding tryptophan 5-hydroxylase 1: MYSNKIDGPRRGRSFDSMSSSLHTCYEEKQLNNEMKKCTFSKIDENKDNKSLSWENGRSLEKGRTAIAFSLKNEVGGLVKALKLFQENHVNLVHIESRKSRRRGSEFEIFVDCDSSHEQLKELTELLHKHAANVVDMDHDQPDNSSLPEEDTEDIPWFPKTISDLDMCANRVLMYGLDLDADHPGFKDNVYRKRRKHFADLAMSYKHGEPIPHIEFTEEEVKTWGVVYRELNKLYPTHACREYLKNLPLLSKHCDCREDNIPQLEDVSHFLRERTGFIIRPVAGYLSPRDFLAGLAFRVFHCTQYVRHSSDPLYTPEPDTCHELLGHVPLLAEPSFAQFSQEIGLASLGASDESVQTLATCYFFTVEFGLCKQEGKMRAYGAGLLSSISELKHALSGNAKIMPFDPKVTCKQECIITTFQDVYFVSESFEEAKVKMREFAKTIKRPFTVRYNPYTHSVDVLKDTSSINSMVEDLRHELDIVGDALQRLNKHYAV; this comes from the exons ATGTATTCAAACAAGATTGACGGGCCGCGCAGAGGAAGGTCTTTCGACTCTATGAGTTCTTCATTGCACACTTGTTACGAGGAAAAGCAACTGAATAATGAG ATGAAAAAATGTACATTCAGCAAGATCGACGAGAACAAGGATAACAAGAGTTTATCTTGGGAGAATGGTCGCTCTTTAGAAAAGGGTCGCACGGCCATCGCCTTCTCCCTCAAGAATGAAGTTGGCGGGCTAGTTAAGGCACTAAAACTTTTTCAA GAGAACCACGTCAACCTTGTTCACATCGAGTCCCGAAAATCGAGGCGGCGTGGCTCAGAGTTTGAGATCTTTGTTGACTGTGACAGCAGCCACGAGCAACTCAAGGAGCTCACTGAGCTGCTACATAAGCACGCCGCCAACGTAGTTGATATGGACCATGACCAACCTGACAATTCCAGCCTGCCTGAAGAAG ACACTGAAGATATTCCCTGGTTCCCAAAGACAATCTCGGACCTGGACATGTGTGCTAACCGTGTCTTGATGTATGGCTTAGACCTGGATGCTGATCACCCA GGCTTCAAGGACAACGTCTACCGCAAAAGAAGGAAACACTTTGCTGATCTTGCCATGAGCTACAAACA tGGGGAACCAATTCCGCATATTGAGTTCacagaggaggaggtgaagacaTGGGGTGTGGTCTATCGGGAGCTCAATAAGCTGTATCCAACCCATGCTTGCCGGGAGTACCTGAAGAACCTGCCACTGCTGTCCAAGCACTGTGACTGCAGGGAGGACAACATCCCCCAGCTGGAAGATGTGTCACACTTCCTCAGAG AACGCACAGGCTTTATCATTCGGCCCGTGGCAGGTTACCTCTCCCCACGAGACTTTCTGGCAGGTTTGGCTTTCCGGGTTTTCCACTGCACTCAGTATGTTCGCCACAGCTCTGACCCTCTCTACACACCTGAGCC AGACACGTGTCATGAGCTGTTGGGTCATGTCCCTCTGCTGGCGGAGCCTAGTTTTGCCCAGTTCTCCCAGGAGATAGGTCTGGCTTCTCTGGGGGCCTCAGATGAGTCTGTCCAGACGCTGGCCACC TGTTACTTTTTCACAGTAGAGTTTGGCCTGTGTAAAcaggagggaaagatgagagCCTACGGCGCAGGACTTCTCTCTTCTATCAGTGAGCTGAAA CATGCACTCTCTGGCAATGCAAAGATCATGCCCTTTGACCCCAAAGTCACCTGCAAGCAGGAGTGCATTATCACTACATTCCAAGATGTCTACTTTGTGTCAGAGAGCTTTGAAGAGGCCAAAGTCAAGATGAG AGAGTTTGCCAAGACCATCAAGCGTCCATTTACAGTGAGGTACAACCCCTACACCCACAGTGTGGACGTGCTGAAGGACACATCCAGTATCAACAGCATGGTGGAGGATCTGAGACATGAACTGGACATCGTGGGCGACGCCCTACAGCGCCTTAACAAACACTACGCTGTCTGA